The following are from one region of the Syngnathus acus chromosome 19, fSynAcu1.2, whole genome shotgun sequence genome:
- the kcnj16 gene encoding inward rectifier potassium channel 16: MAYGRVTTEAAGRKRRYVRKEGGCNVVFRNLPQEWLRLVADIFTTLVELRWRAMLLLFALSYILSWLFFGILFWVIALAHGDVQDRETEPCVYQVRSFTAAFLFSLETQTTIGYGARGMSENCAVAIAAVTVQDVVSCFIDTFVIGIAVAKMASARKRAQTVGFSNCAVVNLRDGHLCLSWRVGDFRSNHLVEGTARAQMLRADAHATGRVDVSYRDLLIQQPDVVLVTPTAICHRIQEGSPLYGMSAAELRRSDLEVLVSFTYTDDSTGTLHQTRTSYTQEDIRWGHVFQEMIRAGGSRYAVDYMLFNRTAEVPAPQISARAYGLKRPPSPRDEARKNNDAAARAR, from the coding sequence ATGGCGTACGGACGCGTGACGACGGAAGCGGCGGGCCGCAAGCGGCGCTACGTGCGCAAAGAGGGCGGCTGCAACGTGGTGTTCCGCAACCTGCCCCAGGAGTGGCTCCGCTTGGTGGCCGACATCTTCACCACCCTGGTGGAGCTCCGCTGGAGGGCCATGCTGCTGCTTTTTGCGCTCTCCTACATCCTATCCTGGCTCTTTTTCGGGATCCTCTTCTGGGTCATCGCCTTGGCTCACGGCGACGTCCAGGACCGCGAGACGGAGCCGTGCGTCTACCAGGTGCGCAGCTTCACCGCCGCCTTCCTCTTCTCTCTGGAGACCCAGACCACCATCGGCTACGGCGCCCGGGGCATGTCGGAGAACTGCGCCGTGGCCATCGCCGCCGTCACCGTCCAGGACGTGGTCAGCTGCTTCATCGACACCTTTGTCATCGGCATCGCCGTGGCCAAGATGGCCTCGGCCAGGAAGCGGGCGCAGACGGTGGGCTTCAGCAACTGCGCCGTGGTCAACCTTCGCGACGGACACCTGTGCCTTTCCTGGCGGGTGGGTGACTTCCGCAGCAACCACCTGGTGGAGGGGACGGCGCGCGCTCAGATGCTGCGTGCCGACGCCCACGCCACCGGCAGGGTGGACGTCAGCTACCGGGACCTGCTCATCCAGCAGCCTGACGTTGTTCTGGTGACTCCCACCGCCATCTGCCACCGGATCCAAGAGGGCAGCCCGCTCTACGGGATGAGCGCGGCCGAGCTGCGGCGCTCCGACCTGGAGGTGCTGGTCTCCTTCACCTACACGGACGACAGCACGGGCACGCTGCACCAGACGCGGACCTCCTACACGCAGGAGGACATCCGGTGGGGTCACGTCTTCCAGGAGATGATCCGGGCTGGCGGCAGCCGCTACGCCGTCGACTACATGCTCTTCAACCGGACCGCCGAGGTCCCGGCGCCCCAGATCAGCGCCCGGGCCTACGGGCTCAAGAGGCCACCCTCGCCGAGAGACGAGGCCCGCAAAAATAATGATGCCGCCGCCCGGGCACGCTAG
- the LOC119138603 gene encoding BTB/POZ domain-containing protein 17 isoform X1, whose product MGAGQRRQSICARGAGRGLRATEPQWLVRRPTDRSIDDPIGALLTHVFPASLDTEAWGLITLSIFSSYLPCLGSGPSKADGGPDPGADTLSHSLALVGRLEALLLQGNGSDATLRLETPNGDEVKLMAVHALVLSLQSPVLADLLREHNGSALTLRESPECAAVFEKFIRYLYCGEISLRPEQATALHRLATKYQVAALRQGLSRYMSLNLARESPSGHVAGWYEYAAEAGDVALRDGCLRYLAWNLSSVLRSGEWSGLSSRLLMTLLRRSDLVVHSEMELFSGLEEWISRNRPDGLTAENALRAVRYAMMPPRELFRLQSQSAVLARYRESVRDLLYLSYQFHAASPVHMAKYFDLNCSLFVPRNYLAPPWGSAWAVSNPARDDRSTSFQTQLGPSGHDAGKRVTWNVLFSPRWLPLSMRPTYGGETGAMQPARGAEGGRPRVIVTPATSSADFAGVSFQKTLLVVARQQGRLHVKHVYDFHQSTEENGDFLADADLHRRTSEYLVDGSLMLHVVVKPMYQSLVASKN is encoded by the exons ATGGGCGCAGGACAAAGGCGGCAATCAATATGTGCACgtggggcggggcgggggctGCGTGCAACTGAGCCACAATGGCTTGTCAggcgaccgaccgaccgatcGATCGATGACCCGATCGGCGCCCTACTTACGCACGTGTTTCCGGCCAGTCTGGACACAGAGGCCTGGGGCTTAATCACACTTTCAATCTTTTCATCTTACCTCCCGTGCCTGGGCTCAGGCCCCTCGAAGGCGGACGGCGGCCCGGACCCCGGCGCTGACACCCTGAGCCACTCTCTGGCGCTGGTGGGGCGCCTGGAGGCGCTACTGCTCCAGGGCAACGGCAGCGACGCCACGCTGCGGCTGGAGACGCCCAACGGCGACGAGGTCAAGCTGATGGCGGTCCACGCGCTGGTTCTGTCGCTGCAGAGTCCGGTGCTGGCCGACCTGCTGCGGGAGCACAACGGCAGCGCGCTGACGCTGCGCGAGAGCCCGGAATGCGCCGCCGTCTTTGAAAAGTTCATCAG GTACCTGTACTGCGGCGAGATCTCCCTGCGGCCGGAGCAGGCCACGGCCCTGCACCGGCTGGCCACCAAGTACCAGGTGGCGGCGCTGCGGCAGGGCCTGAGCCGCTACATGAGCCTCAACCTGGCCCGGGAATCGCCCTCGGGCCACGTGGCGGGCTGGTACGAGTACGCGGCGGAGGCGGGCGACGTGGCGCTGCGGGACGGCTGCCTCCGCTACCTGGCGTGGAACCTGTCGTCGGTCCTGCGGAGCGGCGAGTGGAGCGGCCTGAGCTCCCGGCTGCTCATGACGCTCCTGCGGCGCTCCGACCTGGTGGTGCACAGCGAGATGGAGCTCTTCTCCGGGCTGGAGGAGTGGATCTCGCGCAACCGCCCCGACGGGCTGACAGCGGAGAACGCGCTGCGAGCCGTGCGCTACGCCATGATGCCGCCCCGGGAGCTCTTCCGCCTACAGAGCCAGTCGGCCGTCTTGGCCCGCTACCGGGAGTCGGTCCGGGACCTGCTCTACCTGTCCTACCAGTTCCACGCCGCCTCCCCCGTGCACATGGCCAAGTACTTTGACCTCAACTGCAGCCTGTTTGTGCCGCGCAACTACCTGGCGCCGCCGTGGGGGTCCGCCTGGGCGGTGAGCAACCCGGCTCGCGACGACCGCAGCACCAGCTTCCAGACGCAGCTGGGGCCCAGCGGCCACGACGCCGGCAAGCGG GTGACCTGGAACGTGCTGTTCTCGCCCCGCTGGCTGCCGCTCAGCATGAGGCCCACGTACGGCGGCGAGACGGGCGCCATGCAGCCGGCGCGGGGGGCCGAGGGTGGGCGCCCCCGCGTCATCGTCACGCCCGCCACCTCCAGCGCCGACTTTGCCGGGGTGAGCTTCCAGAAGACGCTTCTGGTGGTGGCGCGCCAGCAGGGCCGGCTGCACGTCAAGCACGTCTACGACTTCCACCAGAGCACCGAGGAGAACGGCGACTTCCTGGCAGACGCCGACCTGCACCGCCGCACCTCCGAGTACCTGGTGGACGGCTCCCTGATGCTCCACGTGGTGGTCAAACCCATGTACCAGAGCCTGGTGGCCAGCAAGAACTGA
- the LOC119138603 gene encoding BTB/POZ domain-containing protein 17 isoform X2, giving the protein MKKMKPAAVVVLQLLQLLQLLQAAAATGPSKADGGPDPGADTLSHSLALVGRLEALLLQGNGSDATLRLETPNGDEVKLMAVHALVLSLQSPVLADLLREHNGSALTLRESPECAAVFEKFIRYLYCGEISLRPEQATALHRLATKYQVAALRQGLSRYMSLNLARESPSGHVAGWYEYAAEAGDVALRDGCLRYLAWNLSSVLRSGEWSGLSSRLLMTLLRRSDLVVHSEMELFSGLEEWISRNRPDGLTAENALRAVRYAMMPPRELFRLQSQSAVLARYRESVRDLLYLSYQFHAASPVHMAKYFDLNCSLFVPRNYLAPPWGSAWAVSNPARDDRSTSFQTQLGPSGHDAGKRVTWNVLFSPRWLPLSMRPTYGGETGAMQPARGAEGGRPRVIVTPATSSADFAGVSFQKTLLVVARQQGRLHVKHVYDFHQSTEENGDFLADADLHRRTSEYLVDGSLMLHVVVKPMYQSLVASKN; this is encoded by the exons atgaagaagatgaagccggcggcggtggtggtgctgcagctgctgcagctgctgcagctgcttcaggcggcggcggcaacgg GCCCCTCGAAGGCGGACGGCGGCCCGGACCCCGGCGCTGACACCCTGAGCCACTCTCTGGCGCTGGTGGGGCGCCTGGAGGCGCTACTGCTCCAGGGCAACGGCAGCGACGCCACGCTGCGGCTGGAGACGCCCAACGGCGACGAGGTCAAGCTGATGGCGGTCCACGCGCTGGTTCTGTCGCTGCAGAGTCCGGTGCTGGCCGACCTGCTGCGGGAGCACAACGGCAGCGCGCTGACGCTGCGCGAGAGCCCGGAATGCGCCGCCGTCTTTGAAAAGTTCATCAG GTACCTGTACTGCGGCGAGATCTCCCTGCGGCCGGAGCAGGCCACGGCCCTGCACCGGCTGGCCACCAAGTACCAGGTGGCGGCGCTGCGGCAGGGCCTGAGCCGCTACATGAGCCTCAACCTGGCCCGGGAATCGCCCTCGGGCCACGTGGCGGGCTGGTACGAGTACGCGGCGGAGGCGGGCGACGTGGCGCTGCGGGACGGCTGCCTCCGCTACCTGGCGTGGAACCTGTCGTCGGTCCTGCGGAGCGGCGAGTGGAGCGGCCTGAGCTCCCGGCTGCTCATGACGCTCCTGCGGCGCTCCGACCTGGTGGTGCACAGCGAGATGGAGCTCTTCTCCGGGCTGGAGGAGTGGATCTCGCGCAACCGCCCCGACGGGCTGACAGCGGAGAACGCGCTGCGAGCCGTGCGCTACGCCATGATGCCGCCCCGGGAGCTCTTCCGCCTACAGAGCCAGTCGGCCGTCTTGGCCCGCTACCGGGAGTCGGTCCGGGACCTGCTCTACCTGTCCTACCAGTTCCACGCCGCCTCCCCCGTGCACATGGCCAAGTACTTTGACCTCAACTGCAGCCTGTTTGTGCCGCGCAACTACCTGGCGCCGCCGTGGGGGTCCGCCTGGGCGGTGAGCAACCCGGCTCGCGACGACCGCAGCACCAGCTTCCAGACGCAGCTGGGGCCCAGCGGCCACGACGCCGGCAAGCGG GTGACCTGGAACGTGCTGTTCTCGCCCCGCTGGCTGCCGCTCAGCATGAGGCCCACGTACGGCGGCGAGACGGGCGCCATGCAGCCGGCGCGGGGGGCCGAGGGTGGGCGCCCCCGCGTCATCGTCACGCCCGCCACCTCCAGCGCCGACTTTGCCGGGGTGAGCTTCCAGAAGACGCTTCTGGTGGTGGCGCGCCAGCAGGGCCGGCTGCACGTCAAGCACGTCTACGACTTCCACCAGAGCACCGAGGAGAACGGCGACTTCCTGGCAGACGCCGACCTGCACCGCCGCACCTCCGAGTACCTGGTGGACGGCTCCCTGATGCTCCACGTGGTGGTCAAACCCATGTACCAGAGCCTGGTGGCCAGCAAGAACTGA
- the gprc5c gene encoding G-protein coupled receptor family C group 5 member C, with the protein MERNASRPAGCGPQVSSLYFKLCDLQAAWGVVAEALAAAGAVLSLLLLVTLLASVPFVRERQRRNGVALHAVFLACTGGLFGLTFAFVVGENSSTCVSRRFLFGVLFAGCFSCLLVQGVRLNALARGKRAPPALSSCLAAAALWAVEVVVNAEWLIITVARQPATDGSADAACNLTKADFAMALIYVMALLGATLCAGLGVVVAGKEQPWRREGALILACAFLSAGIWVAWIALYVRGSEGGPRWDQPTLAVALVANAWIFLATVAIPQVCCSAGDGEPDFGQDAHPGRAVGYENVVRGRNVFADSRENKAFAADEPAQGAEAVSPYSGYTGQLRSSVYQPTELAIISEARNPPGGPSPSPSHSAVPRASALANAYGNNDHAWSHRRTEW; encoded by the exons ATGGAGCGGAACGCCAGCCGTCCCGCTGGTTGCGGTCCGCAAGTGTCCTCGCTCTACTTCAAGCTGTGCGACCTGCAGGCGGCCTGGGGGGTGGTGGCGGAGGCCTTGGCGGCGGCCGGCGCCGTGCTCAGCCTGCTTCTGTTGGTGACGCTGCTCGCCAGCGTACCCTTCGTGCGGGAGCGCCAGCGCAGGAACGGCGTGGCCCTGCACGCTGTCTTCCTGGCGTGCACGGGCGGCCTCTTCGGCCTGACCTTCGCCTTCGTCGTGGGCGAGAACTCATCCACCTGCGTGTCACGGCGCTTCCTGTTCGGCGTCCTCTTTGCCGGCTGCTTTTCGTGTCTCCTGGTTCAAGGCGTGCGGCTGAACGCGCTGGCCAGGGGCAAGCGCGCCCCGCCGGCATTGAGTTCCTGCCTGGCCGCCGCGGCTCTGTGGgcggtggaggtggtggtCAACGCCGAGTGGCTGATCATCACGGTGGCGCGCCAGCCGGCGACGGACGGGTCCGCCGACGCAGCCTGCAACCTGACCAAAGCCGACTTTGCCATGGCGCTCATCTACGTGATGGCGCTCCTGGGCGCTACGCTGTGCGCCGGCCTTGGCGTGGTGGTGGCCGGAAAAGAGCAGCCATGGAGGAGGGAGGGCGCCCTCATCCTGGCCTGCGCCTTCCTCTCGGCGGGGATCTGGGTGGCGTGGATCGCCTTGTACGTCCGGGGGAGCGAAGGCGGGCCCAGGTGGGACCAGCCCACCCTGGCCGTAGCCCTGGTGGCCAACGCCTGGATCTTCCTGGCCACCGTCGCCATCCCGCAAGTGTGCTGCTCGGCCGGCGACGGGGAACCTGACTTTGGCCAGGACGCGCACCCGGGCCGCGCCGTGGGCTACGAGAACGTTGTCCGGGGGCGCAACGTTTTCGCCGAcagcagggagaacaaagCCTTCGCTGCGGACGAGCCCGCGCAAG GTGCCGAGGCGGTGTCCCCGTACAGCGGCTACACGGGTCAGCTGAGAAGTTCCGTGTACCAGCCCACCGAGCTGGCCATCATCTCCGAAGCCCGC AATCCTCCGGGAGGGCCctccccctctccctctcATTCCGCCGTTCCCAGAGCGTCGGCCCTCGCAAATGCTTACGGAAACAAC GATCACGCGTGGTCGCACAGGAGGACAGAGTGGTAA
- the kcnj2a gene encoding inward rectifier potassium channel 2a translates to MGGPASEEEAAAAAGPEPARGRARAWRRRRRASRFVKKDGHCNVRYVNVSEKGQRYLADIFTTCVDVRWRWMLLIFCSAFLLSWLFFACVFWLLAILHGDLEVRGGGGGHACVSNVSTFTAAFLFSVETQTTIGYGSRYVTDECPAAVLAVVFQSMVGCVIDAFVVGAIMAKMAKPKKRNETLVFSHHAAVAVRDDKLCLMWRVGNLRRSHLVEAHVRAQLLRSRTTAEGEHIPLEQTDIDVGFDSGVDRIFLLSPITVVHVIDEDSPLYDVGERELRACDLEVVVILEGMVEATAMTTQFRSSYLASEILWGHRFEPVLFPENDRYRVDYSRFHATYEVPGTPRCSARQLGRDKYAASAAGSFCYENELAAAEAREDTDEGNGGSVGPDALQDAEPDPLGRESEL, encoded by the coding sequence ATGGGCGGTCCGGCGtctgaggaggaggcggcggcggcggcgggccccGAGCCGGCTCGCGGCAGAGCGCGCGCGTGGCGGCGCCGGCGGCGGGCGAGCCGCTTTGTGAAGAAGGACGGCCACTGCAACGTCCGCTACGTCAACGTGAGCGAGAAGGGTCAGCGTTACCTGGCCGACATCTTCACCACCTGCGTGGACGTGCGCTGGCGCTGGATGCTGCTCATCTTCTGCTCAGCCTTCCTGCTCTCCTGGCTCTTCTTTGCTTGCGTCTTCTGGCTTCTGGCCATCCTCCACGGCGACCTGGAGgtccgcggcggcggcggcggccacgCGTGCGTCTCCAACGTCAGCACCTTCACGGCCGCCTTCCTGTTCTCGGTGGAGACGCAGACCACCATCGGCTACGGCTCCCGCTACGTGACGGACGAGTGCCCGGCGGCCGTCTTGGCCGTGGTCTTCCAGAGCATGGTGGGCTGCGTCATCGACGCCTTTGTGGTCGGCGCCATCATGGCCAAGATGGCCAAGCCCAAGAAGAGGAACGAGACCTTGGTGTTCAGCCACCACGCGGCTGTGGCCGTGAGGGACGACAAGCTGTGCCTGATGTGGCGGGTGGGCAACCTGCGACGGAGTCACCTGGTGGAGGCTCACGTGCGGGCGCAGCtgctgcgctcccgcaccaccgcCGAGGGCGAGCACATCCCTCTGGAGCAGACGGACATCGACGTGGGCTTCGACAGTGGCGTGGACCGCATCTTCCTGCTGTCGCCCATCACCGTGGTGCACGTGATCGACGAGGACAGTCCTCTGTACGACGTGGGCGAGCGGGAGCTGCGCGCCTGCGACCTGGAGGTGGTGGTGATCCTGGAGGGCATGGTGGAGGCCACCGCCATGACCACGCAGTTCCGCAGCTCCTACCTGGCCTCCGAGATCTTGTGGGGCCATCGCTTTGAGCCCGTGCTCTTCCCGGAGAACGACCGCTACCGGGTGGACTACTCGCGCTTCCACGCCACCTACGAGGTGCCCGGCACGCCGCGCTGCAGCGCCCGCCAGTTGGGGCGCGACAAGTACGCGGCGTCCGCCGCCGGTTCCTTCTGCTACGAGAATGAGCTGGCGGCGGCCGAGGCTCGGGAGGACACGGACGAAGGCAACGGCGGCAGCGTGGGCCCCGACGCCCTCCAGGACGCCGAGCCCGACCCGCTCGGGCGAGAGTCGGAGCTGTGA